The Acetivibrio saccincola genome window below encodes:
- a CDS encoding type I phosphomannose isomerase catalytic subunit produces MMYPFKFKPVYKDYIWGGENLKKYNKSFSGSVAESWEVSCHPDGESVIENGKFRGLTLSRIIKERPEEVMGNSIPEKYMEKFPLLIKLIDANDKLSVQVHPDDEYAKFMGSDDYGKNEMWHILEAKPGAKLVYGLKEGVDRDIFIKNVEKGTVEDCLDYIEVYPGDTIYIPAGVVHAIGEGIILAEVQQNSNLTFRVYDYNRTGKDGKPRELHVDRAIEVIDFKNSKKIGKIKEEFFSINDGAKKSELINNEYFIIEKYYVEGKIPDKADGSKFIIYVVLDGECEINYKGGSEKLIKGNSVFIPAAMGDFEISGDFKALRIHV; encoded by the coding sequence ATGATGTATCCTTTTAAATTCAAACCTGTGTATAAGGACTATATCTGGGGCGGTGAAAATTTAAAAAAGTACAATAAAAGTTTTTCCGGAAGTGTTGCTGAAAGCTGGGAAGTTTCCTGCCACCCTGACGGGGAGAGTGTTATTGAAAACGGAAAATTTAGAGGATTAACATTAAGCAGGATAATTAAAGAGCGTCCGGAAGAAGTAATGGGTAATAGCATTCCGGAGAAATACATGGAAAAGTTCCCGCTGCTTATCAAACTCATTGATGCAAATGACAAATTATCTGTCCAGGTACATCCTGATGATGAATATGCAAAGTTTATGGGAAGTGATGACTACGGAAAAAATGAAATGTGGCACATCCTTGAGGCAAAGCCTGGTGCAAAGCTTGTGTACGGCCTAAAGGAAGGTGTGGACAGGGATATTTTTATAAAGAATGTTGAGAAAGGTACCGTTGAAGACTGCCTTGATTATATTGAGGTTTATCCCGGGGATACTATATATATCCCGGCAGGTGTGGTACATGCCATCGGGGAAGGGATAATACTTGCGGAAGTACAGCAGAATTCCAACCTCACATTCAGGGTGTATGACTATAACAGAACAGGCAAGGACGGAAAGCCTAGGGAACTTCATGTGGACAGGGCTATAGAGGTTATAGATTTTAAAAACAGTAAAAAGATTGGAAAAATAAAAGAAGAGTTTTTTTCTATAAATGACGGGGCTAAAAAGTCGGAGTTAATTAATAATGAATATTTTATAATTGAAAAATATTATGTGGAGGGGAAAATACCTGATAAGGCTGATGGTTCAAAATTTATAATATATGTTGTTTTAGACGGGGAATGTGAAATTAATTATAAAGGCGGCAGTGAAAAATTAATAAAAGGGAATTCTGTATTTATACCTGCTGCCATGGGTGATTTTGAAATATCAGGTGATTTTAAAGCCCTTAGGATACATGTTTAA
- the safA gene encoding SafA/ExsA family spore coat assembly protein has translation MKKRIILTLLFVLILSTNTFAQSLQHTVVPGDTLWKIAVKYQIGLSEIISANPQIKDPNLIYPGQKITVPNIDEIKALENEVIRLVNSERAKKGLPALKANWQVSRVARYKSQDMIDRNYFSHTSPTYGSPFRMLESFGISFSAAGENIAMGLRTPSEVMRAWMGSPGHRANILNPSYNEIGVGLAKSSRGVCYWTQMFIKR, from the coding sequence ATGAAAAAAAGAATTATTCTAACACTATTATTTGTTTTAATATTAAGTACAAATACTTTTGCCCAGTCTTTGCAGCACACTGTTGTTCCCGGTGACACTCTTTGGAAAATTGCTGTAAAATACCAAATTGGACTAAGTGAAATAATTTCAGCAAATCCACAGATTAAAGACCCTAACCTTATTTATCCGGGACAAAAAATAACAGTACCTAATATTGATGAAATTAAAGCCCTTGAAAACGAAGTAATCAGGCTTGTAAACTCTGAAAGAGCCAAAAAAGGGCTTCCGGCTTTAAAAGCTAATTGGCAGGTTTCAAGGGTAGCAAGGTATAAATCCCAGGACATGATTGACAGAAATTACTTTTCCCATACATCCCCGACTTATGGCTCACCCTTTAGAATGCTTGAATCTTTTGGTATTTCTTTTTCAGCTGCCGGGGAAAACATTGCAATGGGGCTAAGGACACCCTCAGAAGTAATGAGAGCATGGATGGGATCACCGGGACACAGGGCTAATATATTAAACCCGTCGTATAATGAAATCGGAGTAGGTTTGGCCAAATCATCCAGGGGTGTATGCTACTGGACACAAATGTTTATCAAGCGTTAA
- a CDS encoding transposase — translation MTDVTNYLKDIFKDIIQELMEAELEEKLGYAKEERSAKNTDNCRNESSKFWLGVMNDLKNRGVQDVMYPAKT, via the coding sequence GTGACTGATGTCACGAACTATCTTAAAGACATTTTTAAAGACATTATACAAGAGCTTATGGAAGCTGAATTAGAAGAAAAGCTTGGTTATGCTAAGGAAGAACGTAGTGCAAAAAATACCGACAACTGTAGAAATGAATCATCAAAATTCTGGCTTGGTGTAATGAATGATCTTAAAAACAGGGGTGTACAGGATGTAATGTATCCTGCAAAGACATAA
- the sfsA gene encoding DNA/RNA nuclease SfsA, producing MHYNSIKKGIFINRPNRFVANVLIDGITETVHVKNTGRCKEILVKGTTVFLEESSNLNRKTRYSLVAAYKGDTLINIDSQAPNHVVYEAILQNKIKDFKDVLTLKKEVTFGKSRFDLYFENKSEKGFIEVKGVTLEKDGTAMFPDAPTVRGTRHILEMIDVVNNKYKGYILFLVQLKGVKCFTPNKEMDPEFDAALKKAKSKGVEILVYDSIVREDGLEIGEPVASTI from the coding sequence ATGCATTATAATTCTATAAAAAAGGGGATTTTTATAAACCGACCCAACAGATTTGTTGCAAATGTCCTTATAGATGGTATAACTGAAACCGTTCATGTTAAAAATACAGGTAGGTGTAAAGAAATACTGGTAAAAGGTACTACAGTATTTTTGGAAGAATCTTCTAATTTAAATAGAAAAACCAGATATTCATTAGTTGCAGCTTATAAAGGAGATACTTTAATTAATATTGATTCACAAGCACCTAATCATGTGGTGTACGAAGCTATACTACAAAACAAAATTAAAGATTTTAAAGATGTTTTAACGCTAAAAAAGGAAGTGACTTTTGGTAAATCCAGGTTTGACTTGTATTTTGAAAATAAGTCGGAGAAAGGCTTTATAGAGGTAAAAGGGGTTACTTTAGAAAAAGACGGGACAGCCATGTTTCCTGATGCCCCTACGGTACGTGGGACCAGGCACATTCTTGAAATGATAGATGTGGTGAATAACAAATACAAAGGTTATATACTTTTTTTAGTGCAGCTAAAGGGGGTGAAATGCTTTACCCCAAATAAAGAAATGGATCCTGAATTTGATGCTGCCCTGAAAAAAGCTAAAAGTAAGGGTGTTGAAATACTTGTTTATGATTCAATAGTCAGGGAGGACGGGCTTGAAATTGGAGAACCTGTGGCTTCTACTATATAA
- a CDS encoding SAM-dependent methyltransferase produces MRVLDLGCGRAISSVFLAKEFGVQVWAYDLWINATDNWNRIKQQGLDNKIYPIHGDARNMPFADGFFDAIISVDSYIYFGTDDLYLNYLQKFLTPGGTLGIVLPGLMKDFEDGVPEHLKDFWGQDCWSWHTVDWWKKLWERTGLVDIKVADTMPEGCMIYIKWKEAQDKVGKNPWPQDTAILKKDAGEYVGFIRLVANKK; encoded by the coding sequence ATGAGAGTCCTTGATTTAGGCTGTGGAAGAGCTATAAGCAGTGTTTTTCTTGCAAAGGAATTTGGGGTTCAGGTTTGGGCGTATGATTTATGGATAAATGCTACAGATAACTGGAATAGGATAAAACAACAAGGACTTGATAACAAAATTTACCCCATACACGGTGATGCAAGAAATATGCCTTTTGCTGACGGCTTCTTTGATGCAATAATCAGTGTTGACTCATATATCTACTTTGGTACAGATGATTTATATTTAAATTATCTGCAGAAGTTTTTAACTCCTGGTGGAACATTGGGTATTGTATTGCCTGGACTTATGAAAGATTTTGAGGATGGTGTTCCGGAACACTTAAAAGACTTCTGGGGACAAGACTGCTGGAGTTGGCATACAGTTGACTGGTGGAAAAAGTTATGGGAAAGAACAGGACTTGTTGACATTAAAGTTGCTGACACAATGCCGGAAGGCTGTATGATATATATTAAATGGAAGGAAGCGCAGGATAAGGTGGGGAAAAATCCTTGGCCGCAGGATACTGCTATTCTAAAAAAAGATGCCGGTGAATATGTTGGTTTCATCAGACTTGTAGCCAACAAAAAGTAA
- a CDS encoding substrate-binding domain-containing protein: protein MAETQDYDVVIKRLKEILKLPTAFFCCNDIEAITIIKGLSSMGIKIPEDISIIGFLTILNCQRTFHQN from the coding sequence ATGGCAGAAACTCAGGACTATGATGTGGTAATTAAAAGATTAAAAGAAATACTAAAGCTTCCAACTGCCTTCTTTTGCTGTAATGACATTGAAGCTATTACTATAATAAAAGGTCTCTCTTCAATGGGCATAAAAATACCGGAAGATATATCAATTATCGGGTTTTTGACGATATTGAATTGTCAAAGAACATTTCACCAAAACTAA
- a CDS encoding response regulator transcription factor gives MIRVIIADDQKLLSESLKTIIENDPDISVIDCVENGQQAFERCKEQDVDLVLMDIRMPECDGITGTKLIKENCPHIKVLILTTFEDDKSIYDALKSGADGYILKDITPEELIQAVKNTVKGFGIFSKNPYSSLVNNINAETKEEVTVVKDFEFKERDVEIMKMVAKGMTNKDIAQRVCLSVGRVKNIISEILSKLDLADRNQLASYVHKNFPST, from the coding sequence ATGATAAGAGTCATTATTGCAGATGATCAAAAACTATTAAGCGAAAGCCTTAAAACCATAATTGAAAATGATCCGGATATAAGTGTTATAGATTGTGTTGAAAACGGGCAGCAGGCTTTTGAGAGATGCAAAGAACAAGATGTGGATTTAGTACTTATGGACATAAGGATGCCGGAATGTGACGGGATAACAGGTACTAAGCTTATTAAAGAGAATTGTCCTCATATAAAAGTTTTAATTTTGACTACATTTGAAGATGATAAAAGCATTTATGATGCATTAAAAAGCGGTGCGGACGGCTATATATTAAAAGATATTACACCGGAGGAACTTATCCAGGCTGTGAAAAATACCGTCAAAGGATTCGGGATATTTAGCAAAAACCCCTATAGTTCCCTTGTGAATAATATTAATGCGGAGACTAAAGAGGAGGTTACCGTTGTCAAGGATTTTGAGTTTAAAGAGAGGGATGTGGAGATAATGAAAATGGTTGCAAAAGGTATGACCAATAAAGACATAGCCCAAAGGGTTTGCCTTAGTGTAGGGAGAGTTAAAAATATTATATCTGAAATTTTGTCAAAGTTGGATTTAGCAGACCGCAATCAATTGGCAAGTTATGTACATAAGAACTTTCCGTCAACTTAG
- a CDS encoding LacI family DNA-binding transcriptional regulator has translation MSKKVTMETIAKKLGINKNAVSLALRNIPGVSEETRKPVIKTSKENCN, from the coding sequence ATGAGCAAAAAAGTTACCATGGAAACCATCGCCAAAAAACTTGGAATAAATAAAAATGCAGTATCTTTGGCTTTAAGGAATATACCCGGGGTTAGCGAAGAAACCCGCAAGCCGGTTATTAAAACTTCCAAAGAAAATTGTAATTGA
- a CDS encoding thioredoxin domain-containing protein, producing MSTNKQANRLIHEKSPYLLQHAYNPVNWFPWSDEAFQKAKLEDKPIFLSIGYSTCHWCHVMERESFEDEEVARMLNEYFVSIKVDREERPDIDTIYMSVCQALTGHGGWPLTVLMTPDKKPFFAGTYFPKTDRIGMSGLLTILENAHNAWVNKRDSLVKSSNQILKVIRGQYDDEYEEDFGETFEDIIYEGYSQLKNDFDSIYGGFGSSPKFPTPHNLFFLLRYWHKTKDEYALEMVEKTLDSMYRGGIYDHIGYGFSRYSTDSKWLVPHFEKMLYDNALLSIAYLETYQETKNKEYADVAHEIFTYILRDMTSPEGGFYSAEDADSEGVEGKFYVWSREEIIDVLGKEEGEKFCKYYDITEKGNFGGLNIPNLIKYSIPDEGRKLIKNCRKKLFEYRKKRVHPYKDDKILTSWNGLMIAALAIGGRVLGCEKYTEASEKAADFIFSRLVREDGRLLARYRDGETGILAYVDDYAFLIWGLIELYETTYKPVYLKRAVKLNDDLLKLFWDNESGGLFFYGSDGEQLITRPKEIYDGAMPSGNSVSALNFLRLARYTGQHELEEKAHNIFNLFKSNLTRYARGHTFLLTALMFSQAKSKEVILVGEDTKKMIDVIREEFRPFTTSMYYSDKCKDLEELVPFITNYKPVEGKATAYICENFSCQVPITDFTDFKEALSRM from the coding sequence ATGTCAACTAATAAACAAGCTAATAGACTAATCCATGAGAAATCCCCATACTTATTACAGCATGCTTACAATCCTGTAAACTGGTTTCCTTGGAGTGATGAAGCTTTTCAGAAAGCCAAGTTAGAAGATAAACCAATCTTCCTCTCCATCGGTTATTCCACCTGCCATTGGTGCCATGTGATGGAAAGGGAGTCCTTTGAAGATGAAGAAGTAGCCAGAATGCTTAATGAATACTTTGTCTCCATAAAAGTGGACAGGGAAGAAAGACCGGATATAGACACCATATACATGAGTGTGTGTCAGGCACTTACAGGACATGGGGGATGGCCTCTGACTGTTTTGATGACCCCTGACAAAAAACCGTTTTTTGCTGGAACCTATTTCCCTAAAACTGACAGGATAGGAATGAGCGGGTTATTAACCATATTGGAAAATGCACACAATGCATGGGTTAATAAAAGGGATTCTTTAGTTAAATCAAGTAATCAGATTTTAAAAGTGATAAGGGGTCAATATGATGATGAATATGAAGAGGATTTTGGTGAAACATTTGAAGATATAATTTATGAAGGTTATTCCCAGCTAAAGAATGATTTTGACAGTATTTACGGAGGTTTTGGAAGCAGTCCTAAATTTCCCACACCCCATAACCTTTTTTTCCTGCTAAGGTATTGGCATAAAACTAAGGATGAATATGCACTGGAAATGGTAGAGAAAACTTTAGATTCTATGTACAGAGGCGGGATATATGACCATATAGGTTATGGTTTTAGCAGGTATTCCACCGACAGCAAATGGCTGGTACCTCATTTTGAAAAAATGCTTTATGATAATGCCCTGCTTTCCATTGCATATTTAGAAACATATCAGGAGACAAAAAATAAGGAATATGCTGATGTGGCTCATGAGATATTTACCTATATATTGCGAGATATGACTTCTCCTGAAGGGGGTTTTTATTCAGCAGAGGATGCTGATTCTGAAGGGGTGGAAGGAAAATTTTATGTATGGTCACGGGAGGAAATTATAGATGTTTTAGGTAAAGAAGAGGGAGAAAAGTTTTGTAAATATTATGACATAACTGAAAAAGGAAATTTTGGTGGGCTAAATATTCCAAACCTTATTAAATATTCAATACCTGACGAGGGTAGGAAACTTATAAAAAACTGCCGCAAAAAACTTTTTGAATACCGTAAAAAAAGAGTTCATCCGTATAAAGATGATAAAATCCTTACTTCATGGAACGGGCTTATGATAGCGGCGCTGGCTATTGGGGGAAGGGTACTGGGCTGTGAAAAGTATACAGAAGCTTCAGAAAAGGCAGCGGATTTTATTTTTTCGAGACTTGTAAGAGAAGATGGAAGGCTTTTGGCAAGATACCGTGACGGTGAGACGGGGATTTTGGCATATGTTGATGACTACGCCTTTTTAATATGGGGGCTTATTGAGCTGTATGAAACAACATATAAGCCTGTTTATCTTAAAAGGGCAGTTAAATTAAATGATGATTTGTTAAAGCTCTTTTGGGACAATGAATCCGGAGGATTGTTTTTTTATGGAAGTGACGGGGAGCAGCTTATTACCCGGCCAAAAGAAATTTATGATGGTGCAATGCCTTCAGGAAATTCAGTGTCAGCCCTGAACTTTTTAAGACTTGCCCGTTATACAGGGCAGCATGAGTTAGAAGAAAAAGCTCATAATATTTTTAATTTATTTAAAAGCAATTTAACAAGATATGCAAGAGGACATACCTTCCTGCTAACAGCATTGATGTTTTCCCAGGCAAAATCCAAGGAAGTGATATTGGTAGGCGAAGATACAAAAAAGATGATAGATGTTATAAGGGAAGAATTCAGACCTTTTACCACATCAATGTATTATTCTGATAAATGCAAGGATTTAGAGGAGTTAGTACCTTTTATTACAAATTACAAACCTGTTGAAGGCAAGGCTACTGCTTATATATGTGAGAATTTTTCCTGTCAGGTTCCCATTACAGATTTTACGGATTTTAAAGAGGCATTGTCAAGAATGTAA
- a CDS encoding NADP-dependent isocitrate dehydrogenase — MSKIKMNTPLVEIDGDEMTRIIWKMIKEILLEPYVDLKTEYYDLALKERDRTDDQITVDAANAIKKYGVGVKCATITPNAQRVEEYNLKKMWKSPNGTIRSILDGTVFRAPIITKTIKPFVKTWKKPIVIARHAYGDIYKDVEIKVEKAGKAELVFTSEDGEVIRKTIHEFDDSGVILGMHNTDKSIRSFARACFNYALDQKIDLWFSTKDTISKTYDHRFKDIFAEIYETEYKEKFEANNIEYFYTLIDDVVARIVRSEGGMLWACKNYDGDVMSDMVASAFGSLAMMTSVLVSPDGKYEYEAAHGTVTRHYYRHLKGEETSTNSMATIFAWTGALRKRGELDGIDELAEFADKLEKASIATIEKGIMTKDLALLSEAEEKRVVNTEEFLIEIKNTLESM; from the coding sequence ATGAGCAAAATAAAAATGAACACTCCGTTGGTGGAAATAGACGGGGATGAAATGACGCGGATTATATGGAAAATGATAAAGGAGATTCTTTTAGAGCCTTATGTGGATTTAAAAACTGAATACTACGACTTGGCTCTTAAGGAAAGGGACAGGACTGATGATCAGATAACAGTTGATGCGGCTAATGCCATAAAGAAGTATGGTGTGGGCGTAAAATGTGCAACAATTACCCCTAATGCCCAGAGGGTTGAAGAATATAATTTAAAAAAAATGTGGAAAAGTCCCAATGGAACTATAAGGTCAATACTGGACGGGACTGTATTCCGTGCCCCCATAATTACAAAAACCATAAAACCTTTTGTTAAGACTTGGAAAAAACCCATTGTAATTGCAAGACATGCATATGGTGATATATATAAGGATGTAGAGATTAAAGTAGAAAAAGCAGGAAAGGCTGAACTTGTCTTTACATCTGAGGATGGGGAAGTTATTAGAAAAACAATTCATGAATTTGATGATTCAGGTGTTATTCTGGGTATGCACAATACAGATAAGTCCATCAGAAGTTTTGCCAGAGCTTGTTTCAATTATGCCCTTGACCAGAAAATAGATTTATGGTTTTCAACTAAAGATACAATTTCAAAAACTTATGACCATAGGTTTAAGGATATATTTGCTGAAATATATGAAACAGAATATAAGGAAAAATTTGAAGCTAACAATATTGAATATTTTTATACATTAATTGATGATGTTGTTGCACGTATTGTAAGATCTGAGGGCGGAATGCTGTGGGCATGTAAAAACTATGACGGTGACGTTATGTCAGACATGGTGGCATCTGCTTTTGGAAGCCTGGCTATGATGACTTCAGTTTTAGTTTCCCCTGATGGAAAGTATGAATACGAAGCAGCACATGGTACAGTTACAAGACACTACTACAGGCATTTAAAAGGTGAAGAAACATCTACAAATTCAATGGCTACCATATTTGCATGGACGGGGGCGCTTAGAAAACGTGGGGAACTTGACGGAATAGATGAACTTGCAGAGTTTGCAGACAAGCTTGAAAAAGCATCTATTGCCACAATAGAAAAAGGTATAATGACAAAAGACTTGGCACTTTTATCTGAAGCGGAGGAAAAGAGAGTAGTTAATACAGAGGAGTTTCTGATAGAAATTAAAAACACTTTAGAAAGCATGTAA
- a CDS encoding Na/Pi cotransporter family protein — protein sequence MSDNLEISTMLFSLFGGLAIFIYSMNLMGDGLQKAAGEKMRRILEVLTSNPLMGILVGTLVTMIIQSSSATTVMVVGFVSAKLMTLPQAIGVIMGANIGTTVTAQIVAFNLGDYAYLITAIGFILFFFFNKKIIKYIGQTTFSFGLLFVGLNVMSNAMKPLAQSEVFTDIIYCVSNNPILGLIVGALVTLILQSSSATTAVLLNLAREVGADGQALISLQGALPILFGCNIGTTITAILASIGARINAKRAAMAHTIFNVAGSILFMLFLPYFAKFVAFISPKGQEIEVVGRQIANAHTSFNVINTILWLPFVALLAKIVTFIVRGEEDTEENRVLYLDYKILNNVAVAMDLATKELTRMAELARKMMANAKKAIINSDTDAAKKVHEIEDIVDMLQTEIIKYLSTMLSQSALTDRQSVRLAGLMHITNDIERMGDHCKNVAELAMEKIDRDLPFSKEAISDLSNAFNKLNDMVDHSIQSLSEGNISLAKKVLAEESEIDKLETDLRDRHIKRLDSGLCNPASTIMFIELIHNIERIADHCNNIAEAVLEDLENNSASPGTDSSPATDIP from the coding sequence ATGTCGGATAATTTGGAAATTTCAACGATGTTATTTAGTCTTTTTGGAGGACTGGCCATATTCATATACAGTATGAATCTTATGGGCGACGGACTTCAAAAAGCTGCCGGTGAAAAGATGAGGCGTATACTGGAGGTTTTAACCAGCAACCCTCTTATGGGTATATTGGTTGGTACACTGGTAACAATGATTATTCAAAGTAGTTCTGCAACCACAGTCATGGTTGTTGGTTTTGTAAGTGCAAAACTGATGACTCTTCCTCAAGCTATAGGCGTTATTATGGGTGCCAACATAGGAACTACCGTTACCGCTCAGATTGTCGCTTTTAATCTTGGTGATTATGCTTACTTAATAACCGCTATAGGTTTTATACTATTTTTCTTCTTTAATAAGAAAATAATTAAATATATTGGACAAACCACCTTTTCCTTTGGTCTTTTATTTGTAGGTCTTAATGTAATGAGTAATGCAATGAAACCTCTTGCTCAAAGTGAAGTTTTTACGGATATTATCTACTGCGTTTCCAATAACCCAATCTTAGGACTTATCGTAGGAGCTTTAGTAACCCTGATACTTCAAAGCAGCAGTGCAACCACTGCAGTTTTGTTAAATTTAGCCCGTGAAGTAGGGGCAGACGGACAAGCACTGATAAGCCTTCAAGGCGCTTTGCCAATTCTTTTCGGATGTAACATCGGTACCACAATAACAGCCATTTTAGCATCTATAGGAGCACGTATAAATGCTAAAAGAGCTGCAATGGCACATACAATATTTAACGTCGCCGGTTCAATTTTATTTATGCTTTTTCTGCCTTACTTTGCAAAATTCGTCGCTTTCATTTCTCCAAAGGGTCAGGAAATAGAAGTAGTGGGAAGGCAAATAGCAAATGCACACACTTCTTTTAATGTTATAAACACTATCCTCTGGTTACCTTTTGTGGCTTTACTTGCAAAAATAGTTACCTTTATTGTAAGAGGTGAAGAAGATACCGAAGAAAACAGGGTACTATACCTTGACTACAAAATTTTAAATAATGTGGCTGTAGCAATGGATCTTGCAACAAAAGAACTTACCAGGATGGCAGAATTAGCTCGGAAAATGATGGCAAATGCAAAAAAAGCTATTATAAACTCTGATACAGACGCTGCCAAAAAAGTTCATGAAATAGAAGATATTGTTGATATGCTTCAAACTGAGATAATTAAATACCTTTCTACAATGCTTTCACAATCTGCCCTTACAGACCGTCAATCGGTAAGACTTGCAGGTCTCATGCATATAACAAATGATATTGAGCGTATGGGGGACCACTGTAAAAACGTAGCCGAACTTGCAATGGAAAAAATAGATAGGGATTTACCTTTCTCTAAGGAAGCCATCAGTGATTTATCTAATGCCTTTAATAAATTAAATGATATGGTTGACCACTCAATACAATCCCTTAGCGAGGGCAATATTTCCCTGGCAAAAAAGGTGTTGGCGGAAGAATCTGAAATTGACAAACTTGAAACCGACCTTCGTGACAGACATATAAAAAGGCTTGACTCAGGACTTTGTAATCCGGCTTCCACAATTATGTTTATTGAGTTAATCCACAATATAGAAAGAATTGCTGACCACTGTAACAATATAGCAGAAGCAGTTTTAGAAGACTTAGAAAACAACTCTGCCTCACCCGGCACCGATTCATCTCCGGCTACCGATATACCTTAA